AATCTTGAGTAGTTTAGCAAATGATAGCCTTACCATGCTGCATTCCTTTTTTTGGCCAAGTATGTTTCGTCGAGGTAGTTCACTGAACCTTAGCTGAGACGTTGAGTTTGGGAAGCCCTGgtctgagtttgggaaaccctgtctaatgtagtgttgaggagtgagtACCACCAGGGTTTGATACCCTGGGTGCAAATTCTAACTTCCATGTAAGTTTTACttagtaatttttttatttcaatggGAGACTAATTGAACATTTTAGATAAGTGGAAATTAGGATTCATCCATAATGGATAGATAAATTACAAACTGTGCCAAATACCCAGTCTGATTAGTTAATTCATAATTGGATGAGAAGTTAATGATTGATATTAgtttggtactgtatgtacactgTAGAGCGGGCAGGCAAGCAATATGCAGGCAATCTGCCACCCTTCCCCCATTTCAATAGATTTAGAGCTTAAGACTGGGAGAGTTTAAGTAGTTCTCTACTACAGTACTGTAGAGGAACTCTTGTCAGCCTTGGCCTCTCAGTTCTCTCAATTTGTTGTTACAATGGTATTCATAAAACTTACCAGGCACAGTAAATTGACCACTTCCTCTTCCAAATAAGGTGAAAATTGTATTTGGAATAATGAATTCCATTTACACCAGATATTTAAATCATATCTGGTACTGCAAGATCCAATCATAGTGGCCAGGAATGTTTTGGGAAAGATTGTGATCTGATTTGTTGAGACTACTCCCTAAGGTGGAAGTATACATATTGAGTTTGTGTTTTTAGGATGTTGACAATAGCCTCTCAACATTCTGCCCTTCAGGGATGGATTTGGCACTAAAACAGGGCAAAAACCATCCCATCTGCTTATACTGCATACATATAGTTAAACAGCATCTAAGTCAATAATCTGATTAATACATTTGACAAATATAGTATTTATAGTAATGGCCCTTGAGAAAGAAGTTTACAATTTAAAGACTTCATTCAAGGGATAACTGTGATAACCttttatacattttaaagtaaaaTATCTTAACCGGCTTATTTGTCTTTCCCACATAGATACATCCCCGAGGGCATGCAGTGTTCATGTGGACCTGACTACTACACAATGCCGAAGGCTTCAACAATTAATCATATGTCTTGTACTTGTTCCCCTGCCACATCTGTGTTCCTGCCATCGCCACCCCTTAAAAGGAAGCCTTGTCCTCACAGTCAACGctatcagacctcaggataagacccagatgcagacagtttgaagtaacaaaagtttattacaaaaacagggggcaggcgAACGACAGgtaaagggcaggcagaggtcagtaatccagagcagagtccgaaaggtacagaacgacaggcaggctcacggtcagggcaggcagaggtcagtaacccagggcagtgtcacaaggtacagaatggcaggcagggtcagggcaggcagaatggtaaaaacaggaaaactagaaaacagggactagagAGAAAAACAGGAGTACGGGAagacgctggtaggcttgacgagacaagacgaactggcaacagacaaacagaaaacacaggtataaatgcacaggggataatggggaaaatgggcgacaagcacaagacaggtgaaacagatcagggtgtgacaaaagcGGTAATTgtagtacactgctcaaacacatccACACAGACACAAGTAGGTCTACCTTATTTTGCTACACAtaacaaatcaatcaatcaatatttGGTGGTTGAAAGTAGtttaaatacactgagtgtacaaagtgcaaggggagggggggtggtggtcgaggtgagggagaggattatttaagatactgtttgaagaggtagggttcaGATGTTTACAGACGATAGGCAGAGACCTGAAGTAGCAGAAGggagtgtagggtttgagcagagCTTGAAGGTAGGGAGTGGCAGTTCCTCTTGCTATTctgtaggtaagcaccatggatgtgagcttcaactggaaggcAGTGGAGTGTGCGgcggagcggggtgacatgagagaacttgttAAGGTTAAAAAAACAGGAGGGCTGCAGCATTCTAGAGAAGTTGCAGGGGTTTCATGGctcaagcggggagcccagccaatagcgagttgcagtagtccagatgggAGAGGACAAGTTCCTGGATTAGGACTTCCGCCTCTTCCTGTGTGAGATAGGACAGTACTCTAcaacggatgttgtagagcatgaacctgcagtagtgagtcactgctttgatgtttgcagcaaatgacagggtgttgttcagggtcacaccaaggttcttTTCACTCTGGGAGTGCGACACagtggagttgtcaactgtgatgtaGAGGTCTTTGAGCAGGCaggccttccccaggaggaagagcagttctGTCTTGTCAAGGTTGAGCTTGATATGGTGGGCCGGAATCCAAGTtcagatatctgccaggcacgcagagatgcgtgttgccacctgggtgtcagaaggggggaaggtGGAAGGCAGTTGTGTCATCCACATatcaatgataggagagaccatgtgaggatatgacggagccaagtgacttggtgtatagagagaagaggagagggcctagaactgagccctgggggacaccagtagtgagagtacgtggtgcacacacagatcctctccacgttacctggtaggagcggcctgccaggtaggatgtaATCCAAGAGTGGGCAGAGCCTGAGATGCTCAGCCCTgagaagggtggagaggaggatctgattgtTCACGGTGTCGAAGGCAGCAGAtatatctaggaggatgagaacagaggagagagagactccgtGACAAAGAGAAGAGCAGTCACGGTTGAGTGACCGATcgtgaagcctgactggttagggtcaaaaATGTCATTTTGATAGAGATCATGAGAAGACAGTATGCCCAAGTGTTTtgggaagaaaagaaagaagggatacaggtcaatCATTTTTGAAGTCTGATGAGTcatgtgttggtttcttgaggaggagAGCAACTCGGatcattttgaagtcagagggggcccaaccagtggtcagggatgagttgatgagggaagagaggaattttagagtggtagaaagtggctttagcagcggaTACAGAGGacgagaaggtagagaggagggtgtgaaatgatgataggtcctccggcagtttagttttcctccattttcgctcagctacccacagccctgttctgtaagctcgcaatgagtcactcagccacggagcaggatGGGAGGGCCGAGCCGGCCgagaggaaaggggacagtgcgagTCAAAGGATGCGGAAAGGGAAGAGAGTAGGatcgaagaggcagaatcaggagaccggAGGatgaaggatttagcagaagggagagaagataggatagaagaggagagagtagtgggagagagagagcgtagaTTTCAATGGTgtatgaccatctgggtaggggcggagtggttagggttggaggataGGGAGACAGAAAAGCAAACAatgtagtgatcagagacctggaggagggtTGCAGTGAGAATAATAGGCGAGCAGCCTCTAGTAAAGAGGAGGTCAAGAGTATTGCCTTTCTTGTGAGTTGGAGGAGACTGGGAAAGGGTGAGATCaaaacaggagaggaggggaaagataGAGTTGGAAATAAATGATTTGAAGACAGACATCGGGAGGTTGACGTCGTCAGGTACGAAGAGCGGTGAGCCATCGTCAGGAAATGAGCTTATCAAgatgtcaagctcattgaggaactctttaaaaacctctctgggctaggtgggacgtttgcgtcccaccctagtcaacagccagtggaatcccgtggcgcgatattcaaatacctgaGAAATGCTATtaattcaatttctcaaacatatgactattttacaccattttaaagacaagactctcgttaatctaaccacactgtccgatttcaaaaaggctttacaacgaaagcaaaacattatgtcagcagagtacccagccagaaataatcagaaacccatttttcaagctggcatataatgtcacaaaaaccaaaaccacagctaaatgcagcactaacctttaatgatcttcatcagatgacactcctaggacattatgttatataatacatgcatgttttgttcaatcaagttcatatttatatcaaaaaccagctttttacattagcatgtgactagcatgtgactagcattcccaccgaacacttccggtgaatttactaaattacacacgataaacgttcacaaaaaacataacaattattttaagaattatagatacagaactcctttatgcaatcgcggtgtccgattttaaaatagcttttcggtgaaagcacattttgcaatattctgagtagatagcccggccatcacaggctagctattttgacacccaccaagtttggtactcaccaaactcagatttactataagaaaaattggattacctttgctgttcttcgtcagaatgcactcccaggacttatacttcaataacaaatgttggtttggttccaaataatccatagttatatccaaatagcggcgtttagtttgtgcgttcaagacactatctgaagggtagagaagggtgatgcgcccggcgcgtttcgttacaaagaatttcaaaatattccattaccgtacttcgaagcatgtcaaacgctgtttaaaataaatttttatgcgatttttctcgtaaaaatgcgataatattccgaccgggagtcgttgttttcgttcaaagacagagaaagtaaaatggactcttcacgtgcacgtgcgcacccgtctcattgttctcagatcgaccacttaccaaatgcgctactgtttttcagccagagactggagagtcatcattcaacgttctggcgccttctgagagcctatgggagccttagaaaatgtcacgttacagcagagatcctttgttttggatagagatgacaaagaaggccaagaaatggtcagagagggcgcttcctgtttggaatcttctcaggttttggcctgccatatgagttctgttatactcacagacaccattcaaacagttttagaaactttagggtgttttctatccaaatcaaacaattatatgcatattataattactgggcaggagtagtaaccagattaaatcgggtacgttttttttatccggccgtgcaaatactgccccctatccccaacaggttaaaacggTGTGcccggcacctactaccatgccccgttcaatggcacttaaatctttgtcttgcccattcaccctctgaatggcacacatacataatccatgtgttaattgtctcaaggctaaaaaaaatcattctttatcctgtctcctccccctcctccccttcagcTACACTGAACAAGTGTCATCATAGCTTCAAGGAAGgagaatgtgttcctaatgttttgtacgctcagtcTATACTGCCCATACTTTTTCTATCAAACAATTACTTAATTACCTGATTTCATGTGTCTTTCCTTGTTTGTTTTCAGGCTGCAGCTTCCCAGCAGGACTCAGCATCTACCCATATGTGACACGTATGAGGTTTGTTATGGCTTGTGGTTTCCTGATTGCCTGGACCCCCTATGCCAGCTTTGCTGCCTGGATCTTCTTCAACAAAAGAGCTGCCTTTACAGTGATGGCGGCATGTAtgctagtggttaagagcgttgggtcagGAACTGAAATGTCGCTGGTTCAAATCAATGagtcgacaaggtgaaaaatcggtcgatgttcccttgagcaaggcacttaaccctgaaATGATGACCTTGGGATGAGATAGTGAACTACTCTCATGTTTTGTCTTGAAGGATTGAGATTTTATTGAAAGTGagaacacatacactgagtgcacaaaacataaAGAACACCTTAATATTGAGCTGCACCTTTGGTCCTCATTCTTTCTCTACAGTTTCATACATGCTGCCCATGTTATTTTGTGGCAAGAACTCAATGGGTGATGTGTCAACAAGCAAGACAGGACTGTCTTCTCTGGGCCAAGTCTTCTGTTGTCTTTTGGGACTCTGAATCCTCTCTTCATTCTATTCTAAGCTGCTCTTATGTGTCTGACAGTCACTGTTGGTGTCAGATATCAGTGATTGATTGTGCTGACAGTGACACTAAGCTCTGTGTTTAACCTATAGTGTCACCATGGATTTTCTCAATCAGCTAATGTATAAACGGAAAGGCCATATTAACGTTTTACTGCAGtgtgctaaatcagggtcacacacagTGTTTCTTGTTAGTCTTAaagaaatctactttgaaacaaaagtatgcaACTCTCACACATTGGCTTACAAAAAATAACACACCTGTACCATATCAGATATAgcattgaaatgtattcaattttgagtttgtattccaatattacactttatatacatcacagaagactgaaatacaaCAAAACAGTTTGACATAGAAACCTCCCCAAAAAGACATGTTTATTAATGATTAAataatgaaaaatattaataacatcccacccatgaggccaatagGTCATTTGACTACAGGAGAGGGTTTTTGCACCACTCTGTAACTGTATATAAGAAGGTACACCCCAGCCCAGAAGCGTCTTTTTTTAATGCTCCTCTCAAGGTTTGCTCAAACGAGTTGTTTTTACTTGGTGGTAAGACATATGTGGAACTTTATTTAAATTCACTTGGATGCATTAATACCTTTTGAGAAACCATTGAATAGATCTTTATATTTATGTACTGTAACTGTTAGGCCATGAATCTAATAATGTACATACTTTATTATAAAACATACAAATGTAGGACGGGACAAATAAATGGATGcttaaatcatttatttattcatacttttttaaatgtattttttactttGCTATTTCAATTTGTTTAGCTGATCACTTTACAAACGATTCATCAGCAAAATCATGAAATGTTGTATCTGGAAATACGCCCAAATGATTGATCAAGACCATAGTACTGTTATGATAAAATGGTCACTGATCAGTGATTTTGTAAGAGATTTATTTTATAAATGCCTTATAACAAAAGCCTTTCTCCTGAGGTCTTCGTCCTTATTTTCAGAGGTGGTTCGGGGAAATCTGGCCTGAAGAGTTGTTACAAACACAAACTGTAAAACAAAAGCCTTTCTCCTGAGGTCTTCGTCCTTATTTTCAGAGGTGGTTCGGGGAGATCTGTCCTGAAGAGTTGTGTTACAGTACCTCCCAAAACTACCGACGCTGTCTTGTGCCATGCTTGAGACCCGGGTTGAACCCCAGATGGTCACATGTTGGTGGTgatatcctgtgtctgtatgtAGTACCTTGTTCACTGACGTTTGTTCCTCATTCTCTGATACCTTTTCTAATGTATGATATTTTTGTGAAATTTTTGGGGGCCATAAATAAAATGCTGTAAATATTTTGTAAAAACATTCAAATGTAGGACAAATACAGTGccctctgtaattattgggacagtgaagcatgTTTTCTTATTTTAGTTCTGTACTCCAAAAGTTTGtatttgaaatcaaacaatgactgaggttaaagtgcagactgttagATTAAATCTTAGGGttttttcatccatattgggtaaaccatttagaaattacagcactttttgtacatagctCCCCGTTTTAGTGCACCAAAAGTATTGGCACAAATTAACTTATATGTgtaataaagtagtcaaaagtttagtatttggtcccatattcctagcaggCAATGATTAcaccaagcttgtgactctacaaacttgttggatgcatttgctgtttgttttggttgtattTGAGATTTTTCTGTTCACAATATAACTGAATGGTAAatcatgtattgtgtcattttggagtcacttttattgtaattaaaaatataatatgtttcttaaCACTTCTACGCTAATATGGATGATTATTGATAGtcttgaatgaatcatgaataatgatgagtgagaaagttacatacccccaagacatgctaacctctcaccattacaataacaggggaggttatcaTTTTAGGAGGGGTACagtatttgtgcgtctgtaactttttTTTTATGTTACTTGTTGCTAGCTAACCTGCAGCATTCAAGATGAGACTTGAGATTATCATACTATATTCAACCATTAAACATTAAGCATGCAATGTAAGTGGGTGTTTTTCATTCAAAATATGTTTTGGCTGTAGATAACAAGCAAGACCCAGTCAGAAAGGAACTGATAGTTGTACCAGAAACCAAAACCAGATTTTGGTAGATCCTGAAAGCTGcattaaatatacatatatacattttaACTATAAAGCTTACTTTGGCTCAACATACAAACACGCACTatgtaaagaatgatagtaaatagctttggagcaccttaaataaaAAATTTGGGAAAAAATACAACttgcctccatcattcattgaatcagatggctcattcatcaaaaatcccactgatattgccaactactttaatgactttttcattggcaagaaaaaactaacttagggatgacatgccagcaacaaatgctgacaccaCACATCCaaatatatctgaccaaattatgataGAGAAGCATTGTGCTtctgaattccgtaaagtcagtgtggaagaggtgacattttttgttgttgtctatcaacaatgacaagccaccggggtctgacaatctggatggaaaattactgaggatgatagcggactatattgccactcctatttgccaaatcttcaatttaagcctactagaaaagGTAGTTAGGTAGTTGTCTAAAAAATTGGCTAACTGAATCTAAATCCAAATCATATAAACCTGTTCTGCTAAATGCCTGGCTGATTGAGATAAAGCATTATGCCCTATTTCTCTTTTGAAAGGTGCTGATCCTGTAACAGTATCCTATGGAATCTTACTCAAATTACGTATATTTGCCTTTTTACTGCAGATGGTGACATGTGGTTAACTTCATTTTCAGGTAAAAACAAAACAGCACTATTTCCCTCtcaacattttatttttggcGACAGCCCTCAATCACAATGTTAAACCACCTCCCACATTTGAAACTGGACACCaaatatgcagtaccagtcaaacgtttggacacacctactcattcaagggtttttctttattttactatttcctacattgtataataatagtgaagatatcaaactatgaaataacacatgcactgagggaaataagtatttgaccccctctcaattaaaaagatttctggctcccaggggtcttttatacaggtaacgagctgagattaggagcacactcttaaagggagcgctcctaatctcagcttgttacctgtataaaagacacctgtccacagaagcaatcaatcaatcagattccaaactctccaccatgggcaagaccaaagagctctccaaggatgtcagggacaagattgtagacctacacaaggctggaatgggctacaagcccatcgccaagcagcttggtgagaaggtgacaatagttggtgcgattattcgcaaatggaagaaacacaaaagaactgtcaatctccctcggcctggggctccatgcaagatctcacctcgtggagttgcaatgatcttgagaacggtgaggaatcagcccagaactacacggaaggatcttgtcaatgatgtcaaggtagctgggaccatagtcaccaagaaaacaattggtaacacactacgccgtgaaggactgaaatcctgcagtgcccgcaaggtccccctgctcaagaaagcacatatacatgcctgtctgaagtttgccaatgaacatctgaatgattcagaggacaactgggtgaaagtgatgtggtcagatgagaccaaaatggagctctttggcatcaactcaactcgccgtgtttggaggaggaggaatgctgcctatgaccccaagaatacatttacatcatttagcagacgctcttatccagagcgacttacaaatttgtgcattcaccttatgatatccagtggaacaaccactttacaatagcacATCTATatctaccatccccaccgtcaaacatggaggtggaaacattatgctttggaggtgtttttctgctaaggggacaggacaacttcactgcatcaaagggacgatggacggggccatgtaccgtcaaatcttgggtgagaacctccttccctcagccagggcattgaaaatgggttgtggatgggtattccagcatgacaatgacccaaaacacacggccaaggaaacaaaagagtggctcaagaagtAGCACATTAAGTCCTGGAGTAGCCTAGCCAGtcaccagaccttaatcccatagaaaatctgtggagggagctgaaggttcgagttgccaaacgtcagcctcgaaaccttaatgacttggagaagatctgcaaagagtagtgggacaaaatccctcctgagatgtgtgcaaacctggtggccaactacaagaaacgtctgacctctgtgattgccaacaaggattttgcccctaagtactaagtcatgttttgcagacgggtcaaatacttatttccctcattaaaatgcgaatcattttataacattttttacatgcgtatttctagatttttttgttgttattctgtctctcactgttcaaatgaacctaccattaaaatgatagactgataatttctttgtcagtgggcaaacgtacaaaatcagcaggggatcaaatacttttttccctcactgtatggaatcatgtagtaaccaaaaaaagtgttaaacaaatcaaaatatattgtagattttagattcttcaaagtcaccaccctttgccttgacagctttgtacactcttggaaaGCATTTCAATTGACAAgtgtgccttgctaaaagttaatttgagccagttgtgttgtgacaaggtaggcgtgggatacagaagacagcccttgaagcctttgaagaatataaaatatatgttgatttgtttaacacttttttggttactacatgattccaaaagtgttatttcatagttttgatgtcttcactattattctacaatgtagaaaataatgaataaaaaaaaaccttgaatgagaaggtgtgtccaaacttttgactggatcTGTATATGTTTTGCAATAAGATCATCTACGTGATTCTGACCAGACCAATTATCCAGATCTCTCTCATTAAAATCCCGAATgactggccacacacacacacacacacacacacacacacacacacacacacacacacacacacacacacacacacacacacacacacacacacacacacacacacacacacacacacacacacacacacacacacacacacacacacacacacacacacacacacacacacacacacacacacacacacacacacacacacacactctctctctctctcagaagcaGGCTGCGTGTTATGGTGGTGACAGAGTGACTGCATCAGCTCAATCTGTCATGCTCTGTAAAAAAAACTGGTTACTATATATAGAACAGAACCTAAACTAGAACCCAAACTTACcaaattgatcagttcagtgattgcctaaattcgAAACACCTGGTCTTCCATGTCAGATAAATCAATAGCATGAAATGCCTgcggcactccaggaccagggttgcctaccctTGATCTAGGTGATTATGACAAGACCAATTATCCAATCACTCTCATTCAAATCCCCCTGCCCGTCTCCCCACGTGCCCCAACCCCCTGCCTCTCCCCTCCACGTGGTACTCTCCTTGATCACCAGTTGATCCCTGATGAGGCTGCTTAGAAGGGTATATAAACATACCCAGAGCATCCCAGATAATAAAGGAGCCAGAAGACACTAGACTGCACCTAGAGCAGATTCTCCACTTTTCATCTCAACCACTCCCTGGTTAAAGATGCAGAACGGCACTGAAGGAAACAACTTCTACATCCCCATGTCCAACAGGACTGGACTTGTAAGAAGTCCCTTTGAATACCCTCAGTACTACTTGGCGGATCCATGGCAATTCTATCTGCTTGCTGTCTACATGTTTCTCCTGATCTGTTTTGGATTCCCCATCAATGGTCTGACCTTGTATGTCACAGCGACAAACAAGAAGCTCCAGCAACCCCTCAACTTCATTCTGGTCAACTTGGCTGCAGCTGGAATGATCATGGTCCTCTTTGGATTCACCATCACCATTACATCTGCTGTCAATGGCTACTTCGTCTTTGGACCTATTGGCTGTGCCATTGAGGGTTTCATGGCTACACTTGGAGGTAAGAGAACAtctagtcacatacacacacccccccacacacacacccccccccccccacacacacacacacacacacaagacacatgtATTTTCTTACTACCACTGACTATCCTCATAACTACTGGATTAAGGGAAAATGTACattctatgactgtgatatgtggttgtctcacctggtCTTACTGGATAAAAGTGTATTTGTGTAATACAGCCAAACTAGGTCACattctagttattttgttgctataTTTAGATCAACAATTTATGTCTGAACAATCTGACTGATATAAGCAACCAATCCTGGTCTAAAAAATATTCATTGTTTGAGATACACACACTGATGGGGATGCTGGAAGAAGTCTCAGCAACCAAATGGAAAACAAGTCATAACTACTCACTTTCCTTGTCTCATTCTAGGTCAGGTTGCTCTGTGGTCTCTGGTGGTGCTGGCCATTGAGAGATACATTGTCGTCTGCAAGCCCATGGGCAGCTTCACATTCACAACCACCCACGCTGGTGCCGGATGTGCATTCACCTGGGTCATGGCAATGGCCTGTGCTGCCCCCCCATTGGTTGGCTGGTCTAGGTAACTCAAACCGTTGATTATTAAAGGTCTCACAGAGCTTTACATTGAAGGGGGTAACTCAAACCGTTGATTAATAAGAGGTCTCACAGAGCTTTACATTGAAGGGGGTAACTCAAACCGTTGATTAATAAGAGGTCTCACAGAGCTTTACATTGAAGGGGGTAACTCATCTTGCTCACCACAAATGG
The sequence above is drawn from the Salmo salar chromosome ssa22, Ssal_v3.1, whole genome shotgun sequence genome and encodes:
- the LOC106583540 gene encoding green-sensitive opsin, whose translation is MQNGTEGNNFYIPMSNRTGLVRSPFEYPQYYLADPWQFYLLAVYMFLLICFGFPINGLTLYVTATNKKLQQPLNFILVNLAAAGMIMVLFGFTITITSAVNGYFVFGPIGCAIEGFMATLGGQVALWSLVVLAIERYIVVCKPMGSFTFTTTHAGAGCAFTWVMAMACAAPPLVGWSRYIPEGMQCSCGPDYYTLAEGFNNESYVIYMFTCHFCVPVATIFFTYGSLVLTVKAAAASQQDSASTQKAEKEVTRMCILMVCGFLIAWTPYASFAAWIFFNKGAAFTATAMAIPAFFSKSSAIFNPVIYVLMNKQFRSCMLAAVGISSGAEDETSVSASKTEVSSVGPA